Genomic segment of Agrobacterium larrymoorei:
TTCGTAGCGGGCGCCATCGGCCCCACCAACCGCACTGCCTCCATCTCGCCGGATGTGAACAATCCCGGCTACCGCGCCGTTTCGTTCGATGATCTTCGCGTGGCCTATGGCGAGCAGATCGATGGCCTGATCGATGGCGGTGCCGATATCATCCTCATCGAAACCATTTTCGATACGCTGAACGCCAAGGCCGCGATCTTTGCCTGCGAAGAGCGCTTTGCGGCCAAGGGCATTCATCTGCCGGTGATGATTTCGGGCACGATTACCGATCTTTCCGGTCGCACGCTCTCCGGCCAGACCCCGTCAGCCTTCTGGAACTCGGTGCGCCACGCCAACCCCTTCACAATCGGCCTGAACTGCGCGCTGGGCGCCAACGCCATGCGCCCGCATTTGCAGGAACTGTCCGACGTTGCGGATACTTTCATCTGCGCATACCCGAATGCGGGTCTGCCCAACGAATTCGGCCAGTATGATGAAACGCCGGATATGATGGCGGCGCAGGTTGCCGAGTTTGCGCGTGAAGGTCTGGTCAACGTCGTGGGCGGCTGCTGTGGCTCCACGCCGGAGCATATCCGCGCCATCGCCGAAGCCGTGAAGGGTTTCGAGCCGCGCAAGGTGCCGGAACACAAGTCCTTCATGTCTCTGTCTGGCCTAGAGCCCTTCGTGCTGACCAAGGATATTCCGTTCGTCAATGTGGGCGAGCGCACCAATGTCACCGGCTCTGCCAAGTTCCGCAAGCTGATCACGGCTGGTGATTACACGGCTGCTCTCGCCGTTGCCCGCGATCAGGTGGAAAACGGTGCGCAGATCATCGACATCAACATGGATGAGGGCCTGATCGACAGCCAGAAGGCCATGGTCGAATTCCTCAACCTCATCGCTGCCGAGCCGGATATCGCGCGCGTTCCGGTCATGATCGATAGTTCCAAATGGGAGATCATCGAGGCTGGCCTGAAATGCGTTCAGGGCAAGTCCGTGGTCAACTCCATCTCGCTGAAAGAGGGCGAGGAGAAGTTTCTGGAGCAGGCGCGTCTCGTGCGCCATTACGGTGCCGCCGTCGTCGTCATGGCCTTCGATGAGGTGGGGCAGGCCGACACTTATGAGCGCAAGGTGGAAATCTGCACCCGCGCCTACAAGCTTTTGACCGAGAAGGCAGGTCTTCTGCCGGAAGACATCATCTTCGACCCGAATATCTTCGCCGTCGCGACGGGTATCGAAGAGCACAATAATTACGGCGTGGACTTTATTCAGGCCACGAAGACGATCCGCGAAACCATGCCGCTGGTGCATATTTCCGGCGGCGTTTCCAACCTGTCCTTCTCTTTCCGCGGCAATGAGCCGGTGCGTGAGGCGATGCATGCCGTGTTCCTCTACCACGCCATTCAGGTCGGCATGGATATGGGCATCGTCAATGCCGGTCAGCTGGCGGTTTATGAGAGCATCGATCCCGAACTGCGCGAAGCCTGCGAAGACGTGGTGCTGAACCGTCGCGAAGATGGCACCGAGCGGCTGCTGGCTGTGGCGGAAAAATTCCGTGGCGGTCCAGGTCGGGAAGCAAAGGTGCAGGATCTGGCATGGCGTGAATGGTCTGTCGAAAAGCGGCTGGAACACGCGCTCGTCAACGGCATCACCGATTACATCGATGCCGATACGGAAGAGGCGCGGCAGCAGGCAGCACGTCCGCTGCACGTCATCGAAGGTCCGTTGATGGCGGGCATGAATGTGGTGGGGGATTTGTTCGGTTCGGGCAAGATGTTCCTGCCGCAGGTGGTGAAATCCGCCCGCGTGATGAAGCAGGCCGTGGCCGTTCTCTTGCCATACATGGAAGAAGAGAAGCGCCAGAATGGCGGCGATGAGCGCAAGGCTGCCGGCAAGGTGCTGATGGCGACCGTGAAGGGCGATGTGCACGATATCGGCAAGAACATCGTCGGCGTCGTGCTTGCCTGCAACAATTACGAAATCATCGACCTTGGCGTCATGGTGCCCACCACGAAGATTCTCGAGACGGCGATTGCCGAGAAGGTCGATGTCATCGGCCTTTCCGGCCTCATCACGCCGTCCTTGGATGAGATGGTGCATGTTGCTGCCGAAATGGAGCGCATGGGTCTCGACCTGCCGCTGCTGATTGGTGGCGCAACGACCAGCCGTGTTCATACGGCCGTAAAGATCAGCCCACGTTACGAAAAGGGTCAGGCGATCTATGTGACTGATGCTTCGCGTGCGGTCGGCGTCGTCTCCTCGCTGCTCTCTGCCGAACAGAAGCCCGCTTATGTCGATGGCATCCGCGCGGAATATGCCAAGGTGGCAGAAGCGCACGCCCGCAACGAGCGCGAAAAGCAGCGCCTGCCGCTGTCTCGCGCACGCGAAAACGCGCAGAAGGTGGATTGGGCGGGCTATCAGCCGGTCAAGCCGCAATTCATCGGCACAAAGACCTTCGAAACCTACGATCTTGAGGAACTGTCCCGTTACATCGACTGGACGCCGTTCTTCCAGACATGGGAGTTGAAGGGCCGTTACCCCGCCATTCTGGAAGATGAGAAGCAGGGCGAGGCTGCGCGTCAGCTCTATGCGGATGCGCAAGCCATGCTGAAGAAGATCATCGACGAGAAGTGGTTCCGCCCACGCGCCGTCATCGGCTTCTGGCCAGCGAACACGGTGGGAGACGATATCCGCCTGTTCACCGACGAGGGCCGGACGAAGGAGCTCGAGACCTTCTTCACGCTGCGCCAGCAGCTTTCCAAGCGTGATGGCCGCCCGAATGTGGCGTTGTCTGATTTCGTTGCACCGAAGGACAGCGGCGTTGCCGATTATGTCGGCGGCTTCGTGGTTACGGCGGGTATCGAGGAAGTGGCGATTGCGGAGCGCTTCGAGCGCGCCAATGACGATTACTCCTCCATTCTCGTCAAGGCTCTGGCAGACCGCTTCGCCGAAGCCTTTGCCGAGCGTATGCATGAGCGCGTGCGCAAGGAGTTCTGGGGTTATGCCACCGGGGAGAGCTTCAGCAATGAGGAACTGGTCGGCGAAGCTTACGCAGGCATCCGCCCGGCACCGGGCTATCCCGCCCAGCCTGACCACACGGAAAAAGAAACGCTTTTCCGCCTGCTGGACGCCACTAACCAGACCGGCGTGGAACTGACCGAAAGCTACGCCATGTGGCCCGGCTCCTCCGTCTCCGGCCTCTATATCGGCCACCCGGAAAGCTATTATTTCGGCGTCGCCAAGGTGGAGCGGGATCAGGTGCAGGATTACGCGCAGCGCAAGGGCATGGCTGTGGCAGAGGTTGAGCGTTGGCTTGGGCCGGTGCTGAATTATGTGCCGACGGATGCGGCGAAGGAAGTTGAGACGGCGGCTTGATGGGGTTTTAGCTGTAGCTGGTGGTATTCAATGCCTTCAGCGTCTAGGCGCTAAAGTTATTGCGCGCCAACATCCACTTCCGTCACCCCGCACTTGATGCGGGGTCCAGCCGACGCGCGTCTGCGCGTCGAAAAGAGTCTCTTGCGATCAACGACTTGATAGCGCATCAAGTGCCGGATGACGGTGCATGTGGCACCGCTCGCCGCCAATAGCCGACGTCCAGGCATTTAATCCGTTTACACGGCGTGCGCCAAGACGTGGAAGAGTGGAGCGCACGACGCTTCGTCTGCGCTCCACCAACCATCAATCAATACACCACGACACCGCGAATGCTTTCGCCCTTATGCATCAACTCAAATCCCTTGTTGATGTCTTCGAGCGGCATGGTGTGGGTGATCATCGGGTCGATCTGGATTTTGCCCTCCATGTACCAGTCAACGATCTTCGGAACATCCGTGCGACCGCGCGCGCCGCCGAAGGCGGTGCCCATCCAGTTGCGGCCAGTGACGAGCTGGAACGGGCGAGTGGAGATTTCCTGGCCGGCACCTGCAACGCCGATGATGACCGATTTGCCCCAGCCGCGATGCGAGGCTTCAAGTGCCTGACGCATGACCTTGGTGTTGCCGGTGCAATCGAAGGTGTAATCCGCGCCGCCGATCAGGTCGCCATTGCGCTTCGTCATGTTGACGAGATAGGGCACGATATCGTCGCCGACGTCTTTCGGATTGACGAAATGCGTCATGCCAAATTTTTCGCCCCAGGCCTTGCGTTCAGGGTTGATATCGACGCCGATGATCATGTCCGCACCGGCAAGACGCAGGCCCTGCAGCACGTTGAGACCGATGCCGCCGAGACCGAAGACGATGGCGGTCGAGCCGATTTCGACCTTGGCCGTATTGATGACCGCGCCGATGCCGGTCGTCACGCCGCAACCGATGTAGCAGACCTTGTCGAAAGGCGCGTCAGGGTTGATCTTGGCGAGCGCGATTTCCGGCAGAACCGTGTAATTGGCGAAGGTGGAGCAGCCCATATAGTGGTGAATCTTGTCCTTGCCGATGGAGAAACGGCTGGTGCCATCCGGCATCACGCCCTGACCCTGTGTGGCGCGGATCGAGGTGCAGAGATTGGTCTTGCGCGAGGTGCAGGAATAGCACTCGCGGCATTCCGGCGTGTAGAGCGGAATAACGTGATCGCCCTTCTTGACCGAGGTGACACCGGGGCCGACATCGACAACGATGCCTGCGCCCTCATGGCCGAGAATGGCTGGAAACAGGCCTTCCGGGTCAGCACCGGAGAGGGTGAAATCGTCCGTATGGCAAATGCCGGTCGCCTTGACCTCGATCAGCACTTCACCCGCACGCGGGCCGTCTAGCTGAACGGTCATAACTTCCAATGGCTTGCCTGCCTGAACGGCGACTGCGGCGCGAACGTCCATCGTCTCGTCTCCTTATGTATTTGCATTCGTAGATGCACGTTTTGCCCGACGTTCGGTTTGCGAACAAGTGCGGCTGCGGCAATTCCTCAAACTTCCGCGACTTCCGTCATTTTCACGCGCCGCGCGTTCAGGCGTTCCCGCCAGATGATGAAGAGGCCGGAAGCCACGATAATGGCGATGCCGAGCCATTTCGATGGTGTCGGAAAATCGGAAAACAGCACATAGCCCAGCACTGTCGCAGAGATGATCTCGAAATACTGGAACGGCGCCAGAAGTGAGACGGGTGCGAGCCGGAAGGCTTTCACCACGAGAAGATGCATATAGCCGGAGATGGAGCCGAGAAGAACCAGCAGCACCAGCCCGTGGGTCCAGCCCGGCAGTGACATCTCGAAATTAACATCACCAAGTCCGTTGCCGATCAAAAGCGCGCCACCCATGAACACCGTCCCGGCAATACCTGCCATGGTCTGCATCACCAGCGGGCTGTCGCCATCTCCGATCGCCCGGTTGAGAAACAGATAGAGCGTGAAGAGAAAGGCGCAGGCAACCGGCAGCAACGAGGTGAGGCCGAAGAGTTCGAAGCTCGGCTGGATGACGATCATGGCACCGATGAAGCCTACCGCAATGGCGCTCCAACGCATCCAGCCTACGCGCTCGCCCAGAAAAAGCGCGGACATGATGGTCAGCAGAAAAGGCTCGACGAAATAAATGGCGAAGACATCGGCCAGCGGCATATATTTGACGGCGGCAAAGAATGTCAGGCTCGCCGCCGCATGCAGCACGCCGCGCAGCAGGTTGAGCCATGGCCGCTTGGCATGGATCAGCGAGCGAGGGGAGATGAACAGCAAGAGGGGCAGGGTGCAGACAAGCTGAAAGAAGAAGCGATAGAAGGTCACCTGTCCGGGAGACATGCCCTCATGCGCCATATATTTCGCAATGGCATCCATCACCGGCAGCACAATCATGCACACCGCCATGATAAGCATTCCACGGACGGGTTGGCTGACGCTTTGCGGTTGGGACATCGGTGTTCCGGAATTTGAGAAGTTGGCGGGAATACCGGTCGAGATTATGAGATTCCGCGGGGGTGTAAAGTGCGTTTCTCGCATTGCCTTGTGGTTGTATGGAATGAATGACGAAATGAGCTATCGTCCAACTTCACGCCGCTTTTCAACCATTCACGCAATTTCCATGGTTTCTTTATTCTCAAGCGGCTATAGCGGGCGCGATGTATCGATAATATGGAGATATTCGTGGAACGCACCTGTCTTGCCGTAATTCTTGCCGCCGGTGAAAGCACGCGCATGAAATCGTCCATGTCCAAGGTGCTGCACCCGGTTGCCGGGCGGGCGATGATTGCGCATGTGATGCAGGCCGTTGCCGGTGCGGGCGTCAGTGCAGCGGCGCTGGTCGTGGGGCGCGATGCAGACAAGGTGGCGGATGCTGCGCGCGAGGCGGGTGTTTCGGTCGAGCCCTATCTTCAAAAAGAGCGTCTGGGCACCGGTAATGCCGTGCTGGCTGCACGCGAAGCAATCGAAAAGGGCTTCGATGACGTTCTGATCGCCTATGGCGACGTGCCGCTTCTGACCGCGGAGACGCTGAACAAGGCGCGGCAGGCCTTGGCGGAGAATGTGGATGTCGTTGTCATCGGTTTCCATACGGAAAATCCCACCGGCTATGGCCGCCTTCTGGTCGAAAACGGCGAGCTCGTCGCCATCCGCGAAGAAAAGGATGCGACCGAAGAAGAGCGCGAGGTTACCTGGTGCAATAGCGGGCTGATGGCGATCAATGGTCGTCGCGCGCTCGATCTTCTCACCCGCATCGGCAACAACAATGCCAAGGGCGAATATTACCTTACCGATATCGTTGAAATTGCCCGCTCGCAGGGCGGCAAGGCCGTGGCTGTCGATGCTCCCGAGGCCGAGATGAACGGCTGCAACAACCGCGCAGAACTCGCCTATATTGAAAAGCTCTGGCAGGAGCGCGCGCGCCACCAGTTCATGATCGATGGCGTGTCGATGATTGCGCCTGAAACCGTCTTCCTGTCATGGGATACCAGGATCGGTCAGGACGCGCTGATAGAGCCGAACGTCGTTATCGGTCCCGGGGTCACCATCGAATCGGGTGCCGTTATTCATGCGTTCTCGCATCTGGAAGGCGCGCATGTCAGCTCTGGCGCAACCGTCGGGCCATATGCGCGGCTGCGCCCCGGCGCCAATCTCGGTGCGAAATCGAAGGTCGGCAATTTCTGTGAGATCAAGAAAGCCGAAATCGGCGAGGGCGCCAAGGTCAACCATCTGACCTATATTGGCGATGCCTTCATCGGTGCCGGAAGCAACATCGGTGCGGGCACAATCACCTGCAATTACGATGGCATCAACAAGCATGAAACGCGGATTGGCAAGAACGCCTTCATCGGCTCCAATTCTGCGCTGGTTGCGCCCGTTTCCATTGGGGACGATGCCTATGTCGCCTCCGGCAGCGTCATTACCGATGATGTGCCTGCCGATGCTCTGGCCTTTGGCCGCGCGCGCCAGGAGGTAAAGGAAGGCCGCGCCAGCGCTCTGCGGGCGCGGGCACGGGCCATCAAGGATGCCAAGAAGAAATCCTCGTAACCTTCTGACATTCGTAACGAATAGACACTGAAAGTGACCGCCGTTGCGATTGCGGTTTTTGCGGAAATTGCTAGGACTTCCGCTATCGAAAAACACCGGATGAAAGCCTAACGGCCTGACCGGTGTTCTCAAAATATTTGGAGAATTGTATGTGCGGCATAGTCGGAATTGTTGGAACGCAGCCGGTTGCGGAGCGCCTTGTGGATGCGCTCAAGCGGCTGGAATATCGCGGATATGACTCTGCGGGCGTTGCGACGATCCATGATGGCGAGATGGCCCGTCGCCGTGCCGAGGGCAAGTTGTTCAACCTCGAGAAGAAGCTCTCCGAAGAGCCGCTTCCGGGGCTTACCGGCATTGCGCATACGCGCTGGGCAACGCATGGCGTGCCGAATGAAACCAATGCACATCCGCATTTCGTTGAAGGCGTTGCAGTCGTCCATAACGGCATCATCGAGAATTTTTCCGAGCTTCGCGATGAGCTGACGGCAGAAGGCGCAATATTCACCACGCAGACGGATACGGAAGTCGTGGCGCAGTTGTTGGCGAAGTTCACCCGCGAGGGGCTGTCCCATCGCGATGCGATGCTGAAGATGCTGAACCGTGTTACCGGCGCTTACGCGCTCGTCGTCATGTTTCAGGATGAGCCGGGCACGCTGCTTTCGGCCCGTTCCGGCCCGCCGCTCGCTGTCGGTCATGGACGCGGTGAAATGTTCCTCGGCTCGGACGCCATAGCACTTTCGCCCTTCACCAACGAAATCACCTATCTGGTGGATGGCGATTGCGCCATCATCACCGCTAAAGGTGCGGAAATCATCGACTTTGCTGGACAGCCGGTCCAGCGGCAGCGCCAGCTTTCGCAGGCGACGGCCTATGTGGTGGACAAGGGCAACCACCGCCACTTCATGGAAAAGGAAATCTACGAGCAGCCGGAAGTCATTTCGCATGCTTTGAGCCACTATGTGGACTTCGCCGAAAAGCGCGTGAAGGACGCCGATCCGGCCATTGATTTCGCCAAGCTCACCGGCCTTGCGATTTCTGCTTGCGGCACCGCCTATCTTTCCGGCCTGATCGGTAAATACTGGTTCGAGCGCTATGCGCGCCTGCCGGTGGAAATCGATGTGGCGTCGGAATTCCGCTATCGCGAAATGCCCCTTGTCCCCACTCAAGCCGCGCTCTTTATTTCGCAGTCCGGCGAGACGGCGGATACGCTGGCATCTCTGCGTTATTGCAAGGAAAACGGCCTCAAGATCGGCGCGGTCGTCAATGTGCGCGAGTCCACCATTGCGCGTGAATCGGATGCGATTTTCCCGATTCTCGCGGGTCCAGAAATCGGCGTTGCCTCCACCAAGGCCTTCACCTGCCAGCTGGCCGTGCTGGCATCGCTTGCCATTTCAGCCGGCAAGGCGCGTGGCACGTTGAGCGCTGAGGAAGAATCCGAACTCGTTCGCCATCTCACCGAGATGCCGCGCGTGATGAGTGAAGTTCTCAACGCCGTCCAGCCGCAGATCGAAACCCTGTCGCGTGATCTTTCCCGCTTCAAGGACGTGCTTTATCTCGGTCGCGGCACCTCGTTCCCGCTGGCGCTGGAAGGCGCGCTGAAGCTGAAGGAAATTTCCTATATTCATGCCGAAGGCTATGCCGCTGGTGAATTGAAGCACGGCCCGATCGCGTTGATCGACGAGCATATGCCCGTCATCGTCATTGCGCCGCACGACCGTTTCTTCGAAAAGACCGTGTCGAACATGCAGGAAGTCGCCGCACGCGGCGGCAAAATCATCTTCATCACCGATGCGAAGGGGGCCGCAGCCTCCAAGCTCGAAACCATGGCCACCATCATCCTGCCGACAGTCGACGAAATCATCGCACCGATGGTCTTCTCGTTGCCGATCCAGCTACTGGCATACCACACTGCCGTCTTCATGGGCACGGATGTAGACCAGCCGCGTAATTTGGCGAAGTCGGTGACTGTCGAGTGATTTTGCGTCGTCGGCGCCGCGATCCCGCAAAGATTGTCGGCAGCCCTTTCTGATGACGAATATTTCATAATATGACTATTGCCGGAGGGAACACCCTCCGGCATTGTCCGTTTTCGTCCCGTGTTTCATAAAAATTCTGCCAAGCGTTCAGCGAGTTGATGACCGATCACCCACTCAAAGTTTCCTTCGCGGCACGTCTGCGCAACAGCTTCCTGACCGGCATTCTCATTCTTGCACCGGTCACGATTACCATGTGGCTGGTCTGGACGTTTCTGCAATGGTCGGATAGCTGGGTAAAACCCTATATTCCCGCGCGTTACGATCCCGAGCAATATTTCGATGTCGCCATTCCCGGTTTTGGTCTTCTGATCGCGGTCATCGGCATCACGCTCATCGGCTTTCTCGGCAATAACCTCATCGGCAAATGGATCGTGCGTTCGGGTGAATCGATCCTCAACCGCATGCCGCTGGTGCGCCCCATCTATCGCAGCATCAAGCAGCTTTTCGAGTCTGTGCTGAAAGAGCATTCGAACTCCTTCAAACGCGTCGGCATGATAGAGTTCCCGGCACCCGGAACCTGGGCGATGGTTTTCGTTGCTTCCGAGGCAAAGGGCGAACTGGCCTTTCGCTTCAACGAATTGGGTCAGGAAATGGTCGCGGTCTTCCTGCCGCCGACACCGGTGCCGACGGCTGGTTTTCTGCTGTTTGTGCCAAAAGACAAGATCATCATGCTCGACATGTCGCCGGAAGATGCAGCCAAGCTGTTGATCTCAGGCGGTCTGGTCGCCCCGGATTTCGAGCCGCCGAAGGTGCCTGCGCCTATTTGATGGGGTGGCGAAGGTGCAACCCCACTTCCGTCATCCCGGACTTGATCCGGGATCCAGCCAGACCAAGTCCTTGGTCTGAAAGACTCTTTCGGCGCGCAGACGCGCATCTGCTGGACCCCGCATCAAGTGCGGGGTGACGGGTGGGGAGAACTGTTTTCGACCCAAACTACCCACTCAGTTTAAACCGGACAGTAGTGGGTCAAGCCCGAAAATGACGGCGGTGGGTTTGGCGATGGTGTCTAGACATATTCCATGCCGGTTTTTCGCCTGCGTCCAAAGCCTTGCAATGAAAGAAAGACGCCTCAGTTAGAGTTTTTCGACAATCCCAACCCTTCAAACTACCGCCCCTGAAGCACCGCCAGTTCCTCAATGCCCACATGGCTCTCCACCTCGCTTCCGCGCAGATGGAGGTAGACGCCGATGAAGAAGGCGAGGACGGCGATGAAGATCAGATACCAGGCATGCGCCATAGGGTTCACCGCAAGCCCAGTGCTGACCGCAATCGGCGTCAGACCGCCGAACACGGCGTATGACACGTTATAGGCAAATGACAAGCCTGAGAAACGAACCGAGGCGGGGAAAGCGCGGACCATGACGTAAGGCACCGCACCCGCCATGCCGACGGAAAGGCCCATGACCGCGTAGAGCGCAAACATTATGTTCAGCGAAGTTCCGGCATAGCTATAGAAGGTGAAGGTGGCGACGCCGAAGAAGATGCTGGCGCCCATGAAGAAGATGCCGCTACCGATGCGGTCGATCAATGCGCCCGCAATGATGACGCCGAAGATGAGGAACAGCGTGCCGAAGCTGGTTCCGGCAAGCGCCTGTGTCGGCGTGTAGCCATAGAGCTTCTGCAGGAAGGTTGCCGTCATCAGCGTCGTGACCACGATTGCGGCGGATAGCACCCATGTCAGCAGTGCCGAAACGATAACGCCGCGCATATGGTTCTTCAGCACGAGGCCGAGCGGCAGCTTGTCGGTCAGCGATTTCGACTTCTTCATTTCGTTGAAGACTGGTGTTTCTTCCAGCCAGCGGCGCAGATAGACCGCAATCAGGCCGAAGACACCGCCGAGCAGGAAGGGGATGCGCCATGCATAACCGGCCACATCTTCCGCAGAGAAGATGGAGTTGATGGCAAAGGCAATCAGCGAGCCGAGCATGATGCCGAGCGACAGGCCGGAAGTGAGGAAGCCGCAGGCAAGGCCGACATGGCGGAAGGGAACATGTTCGGACACGAAGGTCCATGCGCCCGGAACTTCACCGCCGATCGCCGCGCCCTGCAACATGCGCAGCACGATCAGCAGAATGGGTGCAGCAATGCCGATGGTCGCGTAAGTCGGCATCAACGCCATGCCGAGCGTGGACAATGCCATCAGCAGGATTGAAAATGCGAAGACGCGCTTGCGACCGTAACGGTCCCCATAATGCGCCAGCACGATGCCACCCAGCGGACGCACCAGATAACCGGCGGCGAAGATGCCGAAGGTCTGGATCATCACCAGCCAGTCCGGCATTTCCGGCGGGAAGAACAGATGCCCGATGACGGTGGCGAAAAACACGAAAATGATGAAGTCGTAAAACTCCAGCGCGCCGCCAAGCGCGGAAAGGCCAAGCGTTCTGTAATCCTGAGCGTTCAGCGCACGCGCTGTAACCGGGGTCGTGGTGGGAGACATGAGATGGCTTCTTCTTTTACATCGTTCTTCGTGCCATGCGGCAATGCCGCCTGCATTTCAAGTCTTTTATGGCGTCTACCGTCGTGTCCTCGGCTGT
This window contains:
- a CDS encoding MFS transporter — protein: MSPTTTPVTARALNAQDYRTLGLSALGGALEFYDFIIFVFFATVIGHLFFPPEMPDWLVMIQTFGIFAAGYLVRPLGGIVLAHYGDRYGRKRVFAFSILLMALSTLGMALMPTYATIGIAAPILLIVLRMLQGAAIGGEVPGAWTFVSEHVPFRHVGLACGFLTSGLSLGIMLGSLIAFAINSIFSAEDVAGYAWRIPFLLGGVFGLIAVYLRRWLEETPVFNEMKKSKSLTDKLPLGLVLKNHMRGVIVSALLTWVLSAAIVVTTLMTATFLQKLYGYTPTQALAGTSFGTLFLIFGVIIAGALIDRIGSGIFFMGASIFFGVATFTFYSYAGTSLNIMFALYAVMGLSVGMAGAVPYVMVRAFPASVRFSGLSFAYNVSYAVFGGLTPIAVSTGLAVNPMAHAWYLIFIAVLAFFIGVYLHLRGSEVESHVGIEELAVLQGR